CTTTATTTACCATTACTCTACCTACTGCCATCCTTCTGAGGGCTTTTATCTTCTCTTTTTTAGACCTGTGGAAATCCAGATTGTCTCTATTTACATGATGTAGGAAGCCAGGAAGATAGTTTCACTAAAGATGAGATAATCTCAGCATATACAAGGTAAGCTGAGCTCGTTGAACATATGTGTGGAAAGTTCCACTGTTCCTTATTATGGCACTGTGCCAGTCCTAGCCATATGTACTTTTTCCCCTGCCAAGCCTACTGCTACTGTTACTATATAATGCTCTTCTGTTCTGAGAATTTGTAGTCTATCAACTTTTCCCTATACTATGCATGAATTATTATGCTTTGCTAAATGCTAAGATTTTCAGTAGTTCTGATTGGTGCTTTCGACTCATCATCTCTCGTTCCTACAGGAGTAGGGTTCCCCAAATGGCGTCTAATGTTTCTCAAAGACGCGCAGGGACTGTATTACCTCCTCCAGCAGAAGATTTCTCATATAGTGCAGTGGTTGCAGCTAAACATCCAATCAAGAATGGAATAACTGTATGTTTTTTATACTGAAAAATCCATTGGGACACTGGACATGTTCATTTCTGTTTGATTTCATGCTGCTACATTAACTGGTCTTATTTTGTACAGAATACTGCAAATCAATCCAGGCTTTCGCCTCCAAACAGTAGTTCTGGGAGATCCACACTTCCACCAGCTGCTTCATGGTATGATGCTGCTTAGGGTCTCATGATATGTTTTAAAATGTGAATTTGTTGCTAAAATTTTTTTGGTATGAGCAGGGGGCATCGCGATTTGAATACCAGGACAACAGCAACTGGGGTGGCATCGTCACAATCTCTTACTAAATCAAAAGCAGATCCTCAAAGTAATTCATTCTCGAGTTCTTCGACTGTTTCAAGTACAAAACTACCTTCTTCATGGAATGATGACACAAGCACAGTTCCGAAAATGACGGAAGGACGAGATAGTTTGTCTAAAACCTTGAAGCCATATAAGCCTGGTATTGCAAAGGAAACCCAAGCTGTAACATCACTGGAGTCATCGCTTGACATAGACTTCTCTACCATACCTTCAGCTTGGAACGATGATGATGTCACATCAGATGGCATGTCAAAAGGAAGTGACGAGAAGCAGGTTGTAAATGACAATGGAAAGTTTGAATGTTCAGTTTCTTCAAAGCCAGCTGAATCAGGGCATCTTACATCGAAGTCAACGACATCACCAAAGAAAGACATCGCAGTAAACAGTACCAGGCAAAGTCCTCTAAATTGTGTATCAAGTCCATCGGTTTCTAAATCAGAAGTAAAGGATGGTGATGGTGATTACCAAGTAACCAACATGGCTTCTAAAACATCTACTTTGGTAATTAGAAAGGACCAATCTAATCAAGCAGCTATTGACACAGCAACCGAAGATACTAGATCTGAGAGCACGGATATTGATAGGCTTTCTGTTGGAGTATCTTCAGTAACATTAAGCAGAAAAGATGGGGTTCAAAGTATTGCCGAAAACCAACAACCGGATGCAATCCTAAGTACTTCAGTTGTGGTGCCCTTTAGTCAGAATTTGAAACTTGCTGAGTGTAATGATTCTACATGTCAGCCTAGTTCAGATAAGCATCGTGATTGGTGTTCAGATATCCAGAGTAGTGTGTCTCCTCAGTTAAATGACATAGAAAGTTATGCAGTAGCCACTGATAAATCTCATGGTAGAGTGCTGGATGCTGCTGATCAAGCTTCGTCTTCACCATATGTCCATTTCCCTAACACTGCTCCTATTTCACTGTGGAATGGTAAAGAGATTAACCATACATCAACAAGTGATAGAACTTCCACAATGATGCAACCTGGGCTGTTATCTTCAGTTGACAGCACTTCTACCATGTTAAATGGACATCAAGAAGGGCTAGGGACTATATATGCACCTGGTAAGGTTTCTGAACATCCTAGAATGAAAAACCATCAGCCTGGAGCAGTTGGTGCAGTGAGAATTGATAACATAGGCAGTTTTGACAAGGCTGTAAGTGTAAATAAGGATGAGAGCAGCATAATTGCTGATATTTTGTCTTTGGAGTTTGATCCATGGGATGAGTCGTATTCAACGGCTAACAATTTTGCTAAGATGCTTAGTGCATCTGAAAAGAACGATGTGCTTTTTGATGCACGTTCATGGAAAACAAAAACCAGCAATAGTGAGTCTAGATTTTCATTTGCTAGACAAGATAATCAAGGAAGCCTCCTAGATTCATCTATGAGAAATTATAAAAGTGAGCAGAATTTCAGTTTGCCATCCCAGAATTCTCATGGAAACATTTATCAGAGTGGCATTGCATTTCAATCTCCTGAGGAAGGTTTCTCAAAGAGCAACTCTCTTACTATGTTGGATATGCTAGCTACCGGTGAGTAGTATGAAGTTATATTACGCTGCTTGTTTATTAAATTCTTAATGAACAGTGAGATGCAGTACTGCagttaatgtttttattttaatatttattttatatatttgagGTAATATTAATGTGTCACAAAACAAATAGATATATTCGCTAGGATACAGAAGGGATCCAATGTTTGTGCACCCATTCCCCTCTTTTAATTCAATGTTGGCAATCTTGTAACATATGTGATTGGGTTGTGGAGCTATTAAGTATAAAATGCACTGTGTTTTTATGTTGAAGCATTTTAGTAACTGATGTTTTCACCATGGTACTTCTATGTACTTAcaaaaaaaatgctttttcAGGCACATCAAAGCCTAAAGTATCCGCGCCTCCTGGATTTTCAGCACCAGCAAGAGTTCCTACTGGGTTTTCTTCTGGATTTTCATCCCATGAGGGGTTGAATCCACCTCCAGGATTTTCATCTCATAATGGGCCTAATCCCCCTCCTGGATTTTCTTCTCAGGGTGGGTCTAATCAGATCTATGGTTCGGCATACTcaggttctctctctctctgcttctcCTAAAACAATTTCAGTTTCTAATAAGTTTGCAATGTTTTGCAGAAACTCGCCCATTTGATGATCTTTTGGGTATAAATACTAGCCATTATCAACCACAGTTAGCTAGACAAACAAGTGATATAGAATTTGTTGATCCTGCTATATTGGCTGTGGGTAAAGGGCGGATGCCTGGAATAAGTGATTCAGGGTTGGAGATGAAAACTTCCCATACTTTTCCTTCGCAGTTGCAAACATCAAATGATCCAAGGTTTCAATTACTTATGCAGCAGAACATGCCTTCCCATCAAAATGTTGGATTTGCAGAACATGTTCAAGATGCATTCAACCCTATGAATGATAATTATCTTGCATCCCGACTTATACCTCAGAACCATGGTTCTCTATCCTCTTACACACAGATGTCACTCCAACAACCTAGAAGCTCACATCTTACAAATGGTCATTGGGATGGCTGGGGTGATTTGAGACAAGGGAATAATGTTTCCATGCCTGACATGTCAAGGATGTTATATCCAACTGAAGCAAACAACTTCCACATGCTGGGTTCAAATGATCTGTATAACAGAGCTTTTGGACTGTGATTATCTTTGGGAGATGCGACTTGACCTATCACCCAGCTAACTTGCACATTTCTCAGTTCTTGAAATTGATTGGTTGCACAGGCTCAACTTGGTGATTGTTGAGCTTGTGGATTGGCGCATGAGTGTTTATTGAAAGGCATTGGATTCAAGTGGACCAGCATGAAACTGGGTGTGTAACCAGACGTTTCAAGCACCAGGTTTGTGTTTCACCATTCTATTCACATCTTTTTTTACTATATTATATGCATGGCTTGCTACCCCTTGTCCTGGATAGGTGGTGTGAGTTATCTTCTTATTGCATTGGTTAGTACTGTTTGTGCTTGGTCTCTTCCATTTTATTCTGGAATTTGTTGCTGTGTTTGTTCTGGAATTTGCTGGCAAGTTACTCACCATTTGCCTCGTTTGGTCATCAGGTTCTGTTTTGGGCGAAAGGATATATATATCAAAGATGCATCCATGAGGTTGTCCTTCAAGTTTATATATACTTGTGGTGGAAGCAGACTCGAGAATATATAAACCGTTTAGCATttgcttctttcttctttttttgccgTCATGTGGAAATATTTTCTTGGTTTTGGCATAGTAAAAGCGTCATTTTGTACATGATACGTTACTCGTTGCTAGTAGCTTTTGTGGTGCACATGAGATTATTTTGTTGATGGGTTTGCTGAACCAAACGTAAATGGCTATATGGTACCAGGCCAGCCAGCTTATGCTGAATTGGGTGTTGTTTGGTGTTGAATCAAAAACAAGGTCGAGGAGTACTTCGGTGTGCTGTTGTTAATAATATCAATTCATGACAAAATCTCTGTTCCTTTTTTCCTTCGAATTGTTTTACTAGCATCTACTAGTAACTAGGATGGCAGTTTCGTTCAGGATTTCAGATGCAGCCTGAGCTGCACGGCCAGTACCGTTCAATCTGAAAGGAAACGTTCTGATAATCATATCACGGTATTATGAATCGATCTTGTTTTTTGGTCGTTTTTGATACAAGAATTCGAGGGGGAGAAGAGAACAAGAGCCAATGTAAGAATGAACGAGAATGAATGCACATGATCATTTCAAAAGTGCACGACGACCTGAAGGACAAATTCACCCAAAATTCGTTGCTCGGTGGCAAATCTAAACAAGTCATGCACAGCTTGCTTAACCTATCAACGAATATTAGAAATATAGTATTAGAAGAGTCTGTAATCCGTATGTGCTACCTCTACCTGAGACCTGGGCGCATGAGCAGCTCATCAAACGACGCATTCTGCTCCAGGTCTTGCAGACTGCCTGTCGTGTTGACGGCTTCGGAGGGAGACGTCTTGGACATGAGGTGGTGAATGCTGGAGGGCAGCTCCCGTTGCAGCTCGATGGCAATGGCGTCCTGAATCTCCTTGAGCACCTCCGAGATGGACGGCCTCAGCACCCCCTTGGGCTTCACGCACATCGTCGCCACCTCCGCAATCTTCCACACCGACTGCAGGTCGTACCCTGCGTCTAACGACTGATCAATGATGCCGTGGATATCCCCACTCTCCATGTGCGATCTAGCCTGCCAATGGACAACTCTTCACTCAGCATCTTTGTCTGCGCCAATCGCTCGGATATCTTTGATAATTCACTATCAGGAAGAAAGACTAAATGCAAAGTTCATGTATCATCATAAGGCCTACTACTTCTTACCCATTCAACAATGTTACGGCAGTGGAGCCCAAAGTTGTCATTTGAGATTGGTTCATGGCCTGAGATTAGCTCAAGTAAAATGACACCAAAACTGTACATATCACTCTTCTCTGTTAGCTGCTGCGAGATATAGTACCTACGAGCACACGCAAAAAGGGTGAGCTTGGGGAACACTTGGCATCAGATGTTACAAAGGTATATAGCAATTCAATTTGCAAGGCCATTGATAACAAGAATAGACTTCATAAATTTCAGGAAAGACATGGCCTTACTCTGGGTCCAGATATCCAACTGTTCCTCTAACTATACTTGATACATGAGACCCGTCGACAACAGGTTTTGACAAGCCAAAGTCTGCAACTTTTGCTCTCATGTTCTTGTCAAGGAGAATGTTACTGCTCTTGAGGTCTCTGTGGATGATAGTTGGGGAGCATCCTGTGTGGAGATACTCTATTCctgatattttattttatttttcatggaAATGAAAGACTTCAGAATCTTTGAAATGCATGTTGGTAGAATAATCACAGGAAAATTGTACAcgaggaagggagggagatAAACCTTTTGCAGCATCTTCTGCTATCTCAAGACGCTTGACCCAGCTATTTATTTTTACATCATCAGGGCCTCCTGTCAAAGTATGATAAAGTTCATGTCAATCCTGAGCCTCAGTGTCAAAGAATCATGCACGAGCTAGACAAGTAGACAAAGCCGCAGCTGAGCCTTGATTTATGTGTAGTATGGAAACTTCTGAAATCTTGACAGTTTGTATTCAGTTCTTAGTTAAGACTGGAAAGAAGTAAACATcagaacagaaaagaaaaggcttataCATCAGTGAAGATCCTATAAGTTTTTCAGAACACGAATCCTTATCCAAAACTGGAAAAAGAAAACTCAAGCATGAATTTGCTGTATTATCTAGGGAAATATCAGGTGAAAAGTACCAATCTGATAAAATCGTGGAAACCACTGCACAAACTATGCATATGACTCCAAAAAATTTCTCAAAATAATTACTGTATGAGGGGAGGAGATAATGAGATACCATACGAAATCATGGAGACCCtaatattctaaaatataactacGCATGGAACATTTACTTGTAGAAGAATCATTCTCTACACAACGACAATTTGGTGTTGATTCTGCAAACTAGATTTATCATCAGATGGTAGGACCATAGGAACTTACCACGGAGGTGTTCTTTTAACGTCCCGTTATGCATGAATTCATACACAAGTATATTTTTACCATCTTGCTGGCTGTAACCAAGGAAGCTCACCAGGTTTCTATGATGAATTCTTGAAAGCAATGTTACCTGAAACATAAGTCCATCAGATACTATACTAAGCAACGGATCGCAGTAACCACCCAAAGAAAAAGTATGCGCGCTGAGTTTTCCAGTAGACCTTGAGAAAAGGATATATGAGGGATGCCTACATAGAGGGTGAGGGTCCATAGGATGTTCCAAATAGAAAATGTTCATATCTTATACTACTTAAAATAAATTGAGGTTATAAGTATATGTAACGCAACATGGTCACATCCCATTAGTGTAGGTCTATCAATTAAGTAGGAAATGAATGTGTCCCAGAATATACTGGGCTTCAGCTTCAGCTTCAAGGTTTCAATCTACCAAGCAGTGGTAAAATTAGCAATAGGTACGCAAGTTCTATTTATATCTTAAACTGTTAAACTGTGAAAAACAGCCCATTTTGGGCCGAACGCAAAGCCTTTTTGGGCCCTGGGTCAACACTCATTAAACTGTGTGCACAAAGGTTAAAATTCATCTGTTTTTGGCTAAAGGCTACTCATGAGTCATTGGGTCAAAGGCTAATATAGATGCACTTTTGGGCCCAAGGTTGACTCACGAAGTTTTGGGCTGAAGGCAAATAGTAACGTGTTTTTCAGCTGAAGGTATTAGGGTCACGTGCTTTTGAACTGAAGACTGATACTCATGTGTAGTTGGGCCAAAGGCtaatattcatgtgtttttGGCCCCAGTGATAATACTTGTGCCCAAGACTAATACTCATGTGCACTTTGGCCAAAGGCTAATAATATTCATATGTTTTTGGCCCAAATTAAtactcacaattttttttgggtTGAAGACTATTAATCATTTGTTTTGGGGTCAAAGGTTATAATCCATACATTTTTAGCCCCAAGGTTAATAATCATGAATTTTTTGAGCAGAAGGCTAACATTCATGTGTTTATGGGTCTAAGGTTGAGGTTGAGTTCTTTTCAGCAACTTGAAACAACAACTTCCTCGTTTTCCGTCAACAtgcttcccaaactgctaaacgatgcgttttgtgaaatatatagaagttcttaaaaaaatcaaataaatccatttattaaatttataatagttaatactccgTCCATCCTCAAATGTAAGACATATTTCTTTtgtcaccaagaccaaggagaaaTTACTCATCTCCCATGTAACAAAATCAAGGAACTatatgcatgcaaccaatgaatATTAAGATGGTTGCTTGGGTTCCTGTCAACAATTAATTTAGCACATGAAGACTACAAATATAATCATCTCTTttagaaaaaccaaaaaaaaattgcctaacacttttggatggagggagtacgtaactaattatgtgctaatgatatGCCCCGTTTCCGAGCTGCGAACCGCTGCAGCCAAACTGCTGGTTCGAACTAGCCCTAAGAGTAAAGAAATTATGGGGCAAAAGCtaatattcatgtgttttttgaCCAAGGTTAACACTCTTGAAATTTTTAGACGAAGCCCAAATTCATGCACTTATGGTCCCAAGGTCAATACTAATGAAATTTTGTGCCGAAGGTTAATACTTGTATGTTTTTTTGGTGGAAGAGTAATACACCTGTGTATTTGGAGTAAGGCAAatattcttgtgttttttcaGCTCAAGGATAATATTCATGACATTTTGAGCGAAGGTAATATTTATGTGATTTGGGCTCGAAGGTAATACTCATGTGTTTTTGAGCTGAAGGCTAAACAATCATGCATTTTTGGCCCAAGCTAACATTCATTTGTTTTTGGGCCCAAGGTTAATACTCATGTGTTTTTGGACCAAAGACTTAATAGTTGTGTCATTGAGGTGAAGGCTAATAGTCAACCATTTTTGGGCCCAAGGTTAATTTTTGGCCAAACGGGAATAGTCATCCATTTTTAGCCTAAGTTTAATAGTCTTCATATTTTAGGCCGAACGCTAACACTTACTGTGTATGTGATTTATATTTCAAGAAAAAACTATAAGGCAAGAAAAGAAACATACCTCATTCAGGAATTCTCGGATGCCTTGATAGGAGTCATTTGTGAGAAGTTTGACTGCGATTTCTCTCCCATCTGTAAGCTTTCCATAGTATACTATGCCAAACCCTCCCGAACCAATTCTTCTGTCAAATTTGTCAGTAGCATCTTCAATTTCAGACAATGCAAATCTGTGCGCCGATTCCGTGGCCACTTCACTGAAAAATGAGCCTAGCTTTTTTGCTGGTGCCGCAATAACAACGGTTTCTGGAGACACAAAGTAATTACTACGCGACCATACACCATACCAGATATGTCCAATGAGCTAAAGAATACGCACCGTCCGAtgatttcttcttccttttgcaTGTGAACAGGTAACAAACAATAGCAGCAACAAGAATCAAAATGGCCCCAACCACAGCACATACAATAATTACTATAGTGCGGCCAGTGTTACTGTGTCCCATGCGAAGGTCACTGTTTCCTGAGAAGCTGCATACGGGTAACAGATCAGAACAAACAGCACAATCCTATGCACAAGTTAGGTACTCGATTTACATGGGAAACAAATATATACTTTCATCGAAGGTAAATGAAGCTTGCTAAGCCACACTGGAGTTCATATAGGCACAAAAGTATGCACTGCTCATATCAAATGATTAAGCTATGCTTAAAGAAAAAGCTACACATACTTGAAAATAATGCTCTTTTTGAAAAGCGCTTGTGGGACCTCTCCAGACAGCTTATTGTTCTGAATATACCTGTGAAGGCTTGGATCAGTAAGGTATTTTTGTTTCAATACAATGAATAAAGCAGTAAAATGAGATAAAATCTATAGCAATGATGCATGTTGAGGTCTTGAGGATCATAAGAACAAAATAACAGCACAAATTCATATTTACTGCACTTGCAATACAAATAGCATGGGGGTGGAAAGAAAGTGTACTGAAGCGTATAACTTACAACTCTTTCAGGTTAGGTAGTTCTCCCAAGGAAGGTGGCAATGCACCGGTTAATTGGTTGTCCTCAAGGTGACTGCAGTGCAGACACAAGCACCCTAAGTGCTAAATTACAAGAATAATGTTTCCAGGATACACTATCAAAATAATGGAAAACTCACATATATTGTAAATCATGGCATCCAGTGAAATCAGGAATTTGACCAGTAAATGAGTTACCATCAAGCTTTCTGAATTTGAAGAAATAAATTTATCAGAAAAAAGCCAACTACAAAGAGGGGAGAGCAAAAAATAAACTATTCTGATCTTACAGTTCGACCAGCCCCGATAGCTTCGTTAATTCCACAGGGATACTCCCTGTAATGTTCTTCCCTGACAATGAGCTGCAAGAAATGATCCTTAGATCTCAAATGTTCAAATATTGAgcacaaaaactcaaaattgaaGGCAGATTGACAGGATCATCTTACATTGAAAATATCCTAGGTGCTGCCTCAGAACTGCATTGCACCCAAGACCATGATGCTGGTAAGCAAGGGTCACCACCCTCTTGTGCCCAACCTGCTTCTGGATACCGTGAGACCAAGCTGGCCATAATGTTTGCTGTCAATATAACCAGAAGACCAAATTATAACACAGCAGGTGTATTTTTCCATTTATTCTACAACACAGACAGACAGACAATTGCTTACCATCTTGAGATCCCACAGAAATCTCTATATATTTGTAGATCTCCATGGCATTCAATATAGGTCCCTCTGACGAATCATTAGTCTTCTTGAatccaaaagagaaaacaaatgGAAGTGGAATATTTGTGTAGCCTGGTTCATATAGACGATACTTTCCCTGAGCATTCTCTTCCACATCAACAGTTGGTTTACTGAATTCTGGCTTGCCTGGAATGACTAACTTAAATTTCCTAGTTTGATTTGGGGTCAAATCTTCAATTTCTGCAAAATATGAGACTCCCCATGCATTTCCTGGGAAATCTTCCAAATCAATCCGGTAGGTCAAGGATCCATTTTTGCCAACAACTGCAGTTTGCATGACCCTTTGAGGTGGTTCTTCGTTGGTACTGACGAAGATGGGTTTTGTAGTTGATATTCTCTCCGTCCCCGGAGCAACATCGACAAGGTAATTTGCTCGCCTCACTAAATCAGACTCCCATATTCTATCAAATGGATCATCAGGATACCTGAAaacatcatcaacaacaaattcTTTAGGCAGATATTGCAACGAAAGTATGAACAATGGTGCTACGCAGCAGTAGTAGCGCATACCTGACTGATGCATTGCTTTCAGCACCAAAATTGATCCTCGCAGAGAGTCTAAGAAAGAACTGTTTTTCATCAGTGGTGTAGTAGAGGGAGCCGTTAAATTGGCGAAGCTCGAGAGTAGAAATAAAGGGCTGTCCAGTGCTGGCAT
This genomic window from Oryza sativa Japonica Group chromosome 12, ASM3414082v1 contains:
- the LOC4351244 gene encoding uncharacterized protein isoform X3, with amino-acid sequence METAPARSVLRTWTSLTSSSSPANAAMRFVSGAGTTSLIWLRKRTLRAAAPHAALAMTKIGLSRWLPLVTGPSISNRLFSFHLTNCTDMRRWPHKSLGSSVQQNETSPSCRELWTVVEKNVDKKQKTQKVKSKAAVTVEAKKHLASVRVIQRNLVYIIGLPANLCNESILERREYFGQYGKVLKVSVSRPTGAPSQQAPTNNSISVYITYAKEEEAIRCIQAVHNFVLEGKVLRACFGTTKYCHAWLRNMTCGNPDCLYLHDVGSQEDSFTKDEIISAYTRSRVPQMASNVSQRRAGTVLPPPAEDFSYSAVVAAKHPIKNGITNTANQSRLSPPNSSSGRSTLPPAASWGHRDLNTRTTATGVASSQSLTKSKADPQSNSFSSSSTVSSTKLPSSWNDDTSTVPKMTEGRDSLSKTLKPYKPGIAKETQAVTSLESSLDIDFSTIPSAWNDDDVTSDGMSKGSDEKQVVNDNGKFECSVSSKPAESGHLTSKSTTSPKKDIAVNSTRQSPLNCVSSPSVSKSEVKDGDGDYQVTNMASKTSTLVIRKDQSNQAAIDTATEDTRSESTDIDRLSVGVSSVTLSRKDGVQSIAENQQPDAILSTSVVVPFSQNLKLAECNDSTCQPSSDKHRDWCSDIQSSVSPQLNDIESYAVATDKSHGRVLDAADQASSSPYVHFPNTAPISLWNGKEINHTSTSDRTSTMMQPGLLSSVDSTSTMLNGHQEGLGTIYAPGKVSEHPRMKNHQPGAVGAVRIDNIGSFDKAVSVNKDESSIIADILSLEFDPWDESYSTANNFAKMLSASEKNDVLFDARSWKTKTSNSESRFSFARQDNQGSLLDSSMRNYKSEQNFSLPSQNSHGNIYQSGIAFQSPEEGFSKSNSLTMLDMLATGTSKPKVSAPPGFSAPARVPTGFSSGFSSHEGLNPPPGFSSHNGPNPPPGFSSQGGSNQIYGSAYSETRPFDDLLGINTSHYQPQLARQTSDIEFVDPAILAVGKGRMPGISDSGLEMKTSHTFPSQLQTSNDPRFQLLMQQNMPSHQNVGFAEHVQDAFNPMNDNYLASRLIPQNHGSLSSYTQMSLQQPRSSHLTNGHWDGWGDLRQGNNVSMPDMSRMLYPTEANNFHMLGSNDLYNRAFGL
- the LOC4351244 gene encoding uncharacterized protein isoform X1, with product MMTMSDDGDRTCPLCAEDMDITDQQLKPCKCGYEICVWCWHHIIDMAEKEDTEGRCPACRTRYDKDRIVKMAATCDRTVVEKNVDKKQKTQKVKSKAAVTVEAKKHLASVRVIQRNLVYIIGLPANLCNESILERREYFGQYGKVLKVSVSRPTGAPSQQAPTNNSISVYITYAKEEEAIRCIQAVHNFVLEGKVLRACFGTTKYCHAWLRNMTCGNPDCLYLHDVGSQEDSFTKDEIISAYTRSRVPQMASNVSQRRAGTVLPPPAEDFSYSAVVAAKHPIKNGITNTANQSRLSPPNSSSGRSTLPPAASWGHRDLNTRTTATGVASSQSLTKSKADPQSNSFSSSSTVSSTKLPSSWNDDTSTVPKMTEGRDSLSKTLKPYKPGIAKETQAVTSLESSLDIDFSTIPSAWNDDDVTSDGMSKGSDEKQVVNDNGKFECSVSSKPAESGHLTSKSTTSPKKDIAVNSTRQSPLNCVSSPSVSKSEVKDGDGDYQVTNMASKTSTLVIRKDQSNQAAIDTATEDTRSESTDIDRLSVGVSSVTLSRKDGVQSIAENQQPDAILSTSVVVPFSQNLKLAECNDSTCQPSSDKHRDWCSDIQSSVSPQLNDIESYAVATDKSHGRVLDAADQASSSPYVHFPNTAPISLWNGKEINHTSTSDRTSTMMQPGLLSSVDSTSTMLNGHQEGLGTIYAPGKVSEHPRMKNHQPGAVGAVRIDNIGSFDKAVSVNKDESSIIADILSLEFDPWDESYSTANNFAKMLSASEKNDVLFDARSWKTKTSNSESRFSFARQDNQGSLLDSSMRNYKSEQNFSLPSQNSHGNIYQSGIAFQSPEEGFSKSNSLTMLDMLATGTSKPKVSAPPGFSAPARVPTGFSSGFSSHEGLNPPPGFSSHNGPNPPPGFSSQGGSNQIYGSAYSETRPFDDLLGINTSHYQPQLARQTSDIEFVDPAILAVGKGRMPGISDSGLEMKTSHTFPSQLQTSNDPRFQLLMQQNMPSHQNVGFAEHVQDAFNPMNDNYLASRLIPQNHGSLSSYTQMSLQQPRSSHLTNGHWDGWGDLRQGNNVSMPDMSRMLYPTEANNFHMLGSNDLYNRAFGL
- the LOC4351245 gene encoding probable LRR receptor-like serine/threonine-protein kinase At1g67720; its protein translation is MPSASAALVLLFVAFSLSNAQPGFISLDCGGDDDYTDGIGIQWTSDAKFVSAGQKANLLLQNQQLQQYTTVRSFPADNRKYCYTMNVRNRTRYLVRATFLYGNFDNSNVYPKFDLSLGPTPWTTVVIDDATTPVVQEAIILAAAPTLSVCLSNASTGQPFISTLELRQFNGSLYYTTDEKQFFLRLSARINFGAESNASVRYPDDPFDRIWESDLVRRANYLVDVAPGTERISTTKPIFVSTNEEPPQRVMQTAVVGKNGSLTYRIDLEDFPGNAWGVSYFAEIEDLTPNQTRKFKLVIPGKPEFSKPTVDVEENAQGKYRLYEPGYTNIPLPFVFSFGFKKTNDSSEGPILNAMEIYKYIEISVGSQDANIMASLVSRYPEAGWAQEGGDPCLPASWSWVQCSSEAAPRIFSISLSGKNITGSIPVELTKLSGLVELKLDGNSFTGQIPDFTGCHDLQYIHLEDNQLTGALPPSLGELPNLKELYIQNNKLSGEVPQALFKKSIIFNFSGNSDLRMGHSNTGRTIVIIVCAVVGAILILVAAIVCYLFTCKRKKKSSDETVVIAAPAKKLGSFFSEVATESAHRFALSEIEDATDKFDRRIGSGGFGIVYYGKLTDGREIAVKLLTNDSYQGIREFLNEVTLLSRIHHRNLVSFLGYSQQDGKNILVYEFMHNGTLKEHLRGGPDDVKINSWVKRLEIAEDAAKGIEYLHTGCSPTIIHRDLKSSNILLDKNMRAKVADFGLSKPVVDGSHVSSIVRGTVGYLDPEYYISQQLTEKSDMYSFGVILLELISGHEPISNDNFGLHCRNIVEWARSHMESGDIHGIIDQSLDAGYDLQSVWKIAEVATMCVKPKGVLRPSISEVLKEIQDAIAIELQRELPSSIHHLMSKTSPSEAVNTTGSLQDLEQNASFDELLMRPGLR
- the LOC4351244 gene encoding uncharacterized protein isoform X2, with protein sequence MMTMSDDGDRTCPLCAEDMDITDQQLKPCKCGYEICVWCWHHIIDMAEKEDTEGRCPACRTRYDKDRIVKMAATCDRTVVEKNVDKKQKTQKVKSKAAVTVEAKKHLASVRVIQRNLVYIIGLPANLCNESILERREYFGQYGKVLKVSVSRPTGAPSQQAPTNNSISVYITYAKEEEAIRCIQAVHNFVLEGKVLRACFGTTKYCHAWLRNMTCGNPDCLYLHDVGSQEDSFTKDEIISAYTRSRVPQMASNVSQRRAGTVLPPPAEDFSYSAVVAAKHPIKNGITNTANQSRLSPPNSSSGRSTLPPAASWGHRDLNTRTTATGVASSQSLTKSKADPQSNSFSSSSTVSSTKLPSSWNDDTSTVPKMTEGRDSLSKTLKPYKPGIAKETQAVTSLESSLDIDFSTIPSAWNDDDVTSDGMSKGSDEKQVVNDNGKFECSVSSKPAESGHLTSKSTTSPKKDIAVNSTRQSPLNCVSSPSVSKSEVKDGDGDYQVTNMASKTSTLVIRKDQSNQAAIDTATEDTRSESTDIDRLSVGVSSVTLSRKDGVQSIAENQQPDAILSTSVVVPFSQNLKLAECNDSTCQPSSDKHRDWCSDIQSSVSPQLNDIESYAVATDKSHGRVLDAADQASSSPYVHFPNTAPISLWNGKEINHTSTSDRTSTMMQPGLLSSVDSTSTMLNGHQEGLGTIYAPGKVSEHPRMKNHQPGAVGAVRIDNIGSFDKAVSVNKDESSIIADILSLEFDPWDESYSTANNFAKMLSASEKNDVLFDARSWKTKTSNSESRFSFARQDNQGSLLDSSMRNYKSEQNFSLPSQNSHGNIYQSGIAFQSPEEGFSKSNSLTMLDMLATGTSKPKVSAPPGFSAPARVPTGFSSGFSSHEGLNPPPGFSSHNGPNPPPGFSSQETRPFDDLLGINTSHYQPQLARQTSDIEFVDPAILAVGKGRMPGISDSGLEMKTSHTFPSQLQTSNDPRFQLLMQQNMPSHQNVGFAEHVQDAFNPMNDNYLASRLIPQNHGSLSSYTQMSLQQPRSSHLTNGHWDGWGDLRQGNNVSMPDMSRMLYPTEANNFHMLGSNDLYNRAFGL